Genomic DNA from Oryza sativa Japonica Group chromosome 5, ASM3414082v1:
AAGTAACACAACAAATCTAATCTTTTCTTTCTAGGCAACTTCAGCATAACAATGTCCATTCCCAATGCAAGAGTAACAGCAATGCAACAAACCAAATCTTATCTACCAAAGGTAAGGTACGGTACCGTGCAGGTACAAATTGCAGAATACAACGACACCAGCAAAGCAAAGGGAAACCTATTTATCTTTAGCTCCACAAAGTGCCTGTCTTTACATAAGACACAATGCTGCCAATATGACTTTATTTTATCATTGTAAAGGATCTCCATTTTTCTTTCTACTCCAATATTGACAATAAACAGAAATGTTGTTCCACCAGAATCATCATGAACCCATTTGGTTGTTACCATTGCCATGGAAACCTCAGAGCAGCACCTGTTTATTAGCCTTGGTGCTATAGGAATATGCTGGTATCTGAAAACTATCATCCCCTGGATCTCTTCAGTTTTACAATGaaatcgtcatcgtcatcgctgtAATCGACTCTTTTTTTTGCCTTTGAATCTGAACTATTATATGAGCTTGGTTTTTTTGAACTTTCCGGTTTGTCTTTCTTTACGCTGGGTTTAATTGGTGTTCCTGATCGTATTTGCTGTTGCCGCTTTTGCTTTTTTTCGTATGCTTTCTTTGCTCTTTCGGGAGATAACAACCCGTGTTCCATCAACCTGTTGTACATTTTCGTGGATGAGGTACTAGGGTAATATAATTGATCACTGCAGTTTGTAAGACAAACCTAGGATTTATCATTGGTAAGTGAGAGAACTTATTTATATGAATGGTTTCATGCCCTTCATTAGAATGATGTGTGAACTTGTGCTAACATGAGGCAACCAAATTTAGTACTAGTGTCTGCTTTGAGTAGGCGATATTAGTCAGTTGATAGCAGTAAGCTTCATGCGTTGAAGCTACAAGTATTCTTAGAAGAATTTACTGTCAGAATCCTACTAGATAGCTAGTACTCCACTAGTTAGACAGACACCTGAATGTCACTAGTATGTACTACTACTGTATATATATTCCATATAGGGGTAGGAGTATTTCTAACAGTTGAGATAGAagaaaatttatatattacGCTAAAAGGTGTAAAAATTTGTGCGTACCAGAATTCAGCCATCTCACTGGAGGGTATCTGCTTGGATAAGGACTCGTAGAATATCCTGAGAGGCTCTCTCTGGACGAAATTAATGGCATCAGGCAACAACacagatgagatgagatgagatttgGTTGAGTGGAAATAAGCTGACCTCCTCAGGGGGGTCGAATTTCTGGCCTGGCAGCGAGTAGACCTTCTTCTCGGTCTTCCCTCTGCtgccggtggcggaggcggatcGCTTCGGCTTGGCGCCCAATCCCTTAGACGCCTGCGCATCAAGATCGATTTCGATTTAGATTTTGGAGAGGTAGCCAGCCGTCTGGATCTGGCCGCAGCTAAATTCAAGTGTACTCCATGTGTGttagggagaggggttgggggAGAATTCGTACTTCGAATTTAGCGGCAGAGATTCCGGATTTGCCTCTGGctaaggcggcggcggaggaggacgacatCTCTACCCTCCGGAGCTCAGCGAGAGCTTGAAAGCAAAGCTCGAGCGCTCGCTTGGGGACGCGGACGCGGAGGGgccaggaggacgacgaccggagctggggcggcgtggcgcgccagcgagagaggaggcgcagcgacggccggggagagaggagacgGTGCGGCCGGCGATTTCGAGAAggaagattttatttttcctacCGATCGGATTTGGATCTGCTTTCCTTCACCCTGTGAAGGCACGGTCGTGCAGTCATCACTTATCCACCGTCCATGCAATCCAACGGCTCACGTGTCATGCATACTTAACTGCTATTGAAATCAGTCCATGGCAGCCCGACAAGACACACTGATGAGTTAATCCGATGAGGCCTCtcgtcgctgctgccgccgccgccactgtcgATGCCGACGATGGCGGTGACTAGCTAGCTCGGAGCTCGTCTGCTTGTAAGCGTGCGCCGTCACCAGCCATCGCCTGGGcccaactttttctttgttGTTCTTCATTTTTCGGGGCCAAAGTACCAAAGACATATTTTAGTTCTTCATTTTTTGTTGTTCTTCATTTGTTCAACTGTTGATGGTACTGAAGACATATTTTAGCTATGGAGATTGTAGTTTCTAGTGCGTTGCTTTTGTTCTTTTCAATCCCTTTTGATTTACGATCTCTATTCTCTATCTCTTTTGATTTACGATGTGGCTTATTCTATTCTCTATCTCTTTTGATTTACGATGTGGCTTATTCTCTGTTGTAGTTAGTAATGAATGGTGTTGTTTGAAACCTATGAATTGTCTGATGGAATGCATGCTTTACTTGCTGACTAGTTGAATCGAATGcatgctctgctctgctcatTGTAATAATGTTCCAAAATCCAAATTCCGGGCAGCAAGCATGCTGCATCACTACCGATTGATACATCCAGTCCTAGTAGGAAGATGGAATGGCAAAGCTTCCATATGAAGCTcaagacggcggcggtggcagcgcgtAGCGAAAGACGAGCTCCAGCTATTCGCCGGCAGCAGCGATGGCGGCACTACAAGTCTACCAAACTGACTCTACAAAAAAAT
This window encodes:
- the LOC4339819 gene encoding uncharacterized protein, producing MSSSSAAALARGKSGISAAKFEASKGLGAKPKRSASATGSRGKTEKKVYSLPGQKFDPPEEREPLRIFYESLSKQIPSSEMAEFWLMEHGLLSPERAKKAYEKKQKRQQQIRSGTPIKPSVKKDKPESSKKPSSYNSSDSKAKKRVDYSDDDDDFIVKLKRSRG